The proteins below come from a single Halobacillus salinarum genomic window:
- a CDS encoding VOC family protein: MLALDHIVVASQNPEEACASYARKTGFKTVEGGTHEKWGTYNHLCFFPNQSYVEWIGIIDEIKASHSENPLIQQLYEALAQNQQGLIQFALRTANMDAYVHEFQQQNIPYSGPYQGQRQKQDGELLKWQMLFPSVKSDSWTAPFLIEWEKDRIPEDKSAEVNQPLTELNIGVRSPEHSVPLFQDLYQLGPARTEKGEIGNPSFYWPLENAKLTMSIGEGLEANVNGMIL; the protein is encoded by the coding sequence ATGCTTGCTCTGGATCATATAGTCGTAGCTTCACAAAATCCGGAAGAGGCATGTGCTTCCTACGCAAGAAAAACAGGGTTCAAAACAGTGGAAGGTGGAACGCATGAGAAATGGGGAACATACAATCATCTATGTTTTTTTCCAAACCAAAGCTACGTCGAATGGATAGGAATCATTGATGAAATAAAAGCTTCTCATTCAGAGAATCCATTAATTCAGCAATTATATGAAGCCCTAGCGCAAAATCAGCAGGGACTTATCCAATTTGCTCTTCGGACTGCGAACATGGATGCGTATGTCCACGAATTTCAGCAGCAAAACATTCCCTATAGCGGGCCTTACCAAGGGCAGCGTCAGAAGCAGGATGGAGAGCTGTTAAAATGGCAGATGCTCTTTCCTTCTGTGAAAAGCGATTCATGGACCGCTCCTTTTCTCATCGAATGGGAAAAGGATAGGATCCCTGAAGATAAGAGTGCAGAGGTGAATCAGCCTTTAACGGAGCTGAACATAGGAGTGAGGAGTCCGGAACATTCAGTACCTCTATTTCAGGACCTTTATCAGCTCGGGCCGGCAAGAACTGAGAAAGGCGAAATAGGAAATCCCAGCTTTTACTGGCCGCTTGAGAATGCAAAGCTTACTATGTCCATTGGGGAAGGACTTGAAGCAAATGTTAATGGTATGATCTTATAA
- a CDS encoding YegS/Rv2252/BmrU family lipid kinase, with protein sequence MPRYNTGLYIYNGNSEPGMLEQNLSATIPILSQEVQQLSIIQTLSLEEFQNACREEAPQVEVLFILGGDGTLHECINILAEVENPPVIGILPGGTCNDFSRVLDIPQNMQQAARAIIQGEERKVDAGKADEGYFLNFWGIGLVTQTSFNIDEGQKDRFGVLSYFISALKTINQAAPFNFSIQVDEDTIKGEAVMILVLNGQFIGTRQLPVPTIHLQDGKLDVLIIKNSNLTSFRELLTMGQPGAEQRRFQELSHMQGEQIKVSTEPEQDVDMDGEIHGKTDSTIEVLPDHFTFLTGGDNALRLNNRAE encoded by the coding sequence ATGCCTCGTTACAACACAGGTTTATATATATATAACGGAAATAGTGAACCAGGGATGCTTGAACAAAACCTTTCGGCAACTATACCTATCCTTTCACAGGAAGTACAACAATTGTCCATCATTCAAACCCTTTCATTAGAAGAGTTTCAGAATGCTTGCAGAGAAGAAGCTCCGCAGGTAGAAGTCCTTTTTATTCTTGGAGGAGATGGTACGCTGCATGAATGCATCAACATTCTAGCGGAAGTGGAAAATCCTCCTGTGATTGGAATCCTGCCAGGAGGAACTTGCAACGATTTCAGCAGGGTACTGGATATTCCTCAGAATATGCAGCAGGCTGCCCGTGCGATTATTCAGGGAGAAGAGAGAAAGGTAGATGCAGGAAAAGCTGATGAAGGATACTTTCTCAACTTCTGGGGGATCGGCTTAGTTACACAGACTTCTTTTAATATCGATGAAGGACAGAAAGATCGTTTTGGCGTGCTCAGTTATTTTATTAGTGCTTTGAAAACAATTAATCAGGCAGCTCCTTTTAATTTTTCCATTCAAGTGGATGAGGACACGATAAAAGGAGAAGCGGTTATGATCCTCGTATTAAATGGACAGTTCATTGGCACACGTCAGCTTCCAGTCCCTACGATTCATTTACAGGACGGCAAGCTTGATGTATTAATTATCAAAAATTCTAATTTAACCTCTTTCAGGGAACTGCTAACGATGGGACAGCCTGGAGCCGAACAACGAAGATTCCAGGAGCTCTCTCATATGCAGGGAGAACAAATAAAGGTCAGCACAGAACCGGAACAAGACGTGGATATGGATGGAGAAATCCATGGAAAAACCGATTCTACGATCGAAGTTCTCCCGGATCACTTCACTTTTCTAACAGGCGGAGATAACGCGCTCCGCTTAAACAATCGCGCTGAGTAA
- a CDS encoding LLM class flavin-dependent oxidoreductase: MKLSILEQSPVLSGMNAHDALKQTTELAQWADKLGYHRFWVAEHHSTDSLAGSTPEVLAAHLAGKTENIRIGTGGILLPHYSAYKVAETFRVLETLHPGRIDLGVGRAPGGKPNVNLALNKNKFPSVEDYPAKISELMAYLHGEDPQGMGISATPHGNSSPPIWMLGSSGTSARLAADIGASYSFAHFINGHGGTKAMERYLNYFNASIQQQEPKGNVSVFAVCAETDEQAEYLAASLDLAILKIEQGKQIRRFPTPDEALNYSYSMFEEERIQENRSRIIVGSPDKVKMELESLAESYFVDEVIINTIVTPFEARLKSYELLAKAFQLTPRST; this comes from the coding sequence ATGAAACTTAGTATACTAGAACAATCTCCGGTTCTCTCAGGAATGAACGCTCACGATGCGCTAAAGCAGACAACTGAGCTTGCTCAGTGGGCGGATAAGCTTGGCTACCATCGTTTTTGGGTGGCGGAACATCATAGTACAGATAGTTTAGCAGGCTCCACTCCTGAAGTATTGGCGGCTCATTTAGCAGGTAAAACAGAAAACATCCGCATAGGCACAGGCGGAATACTCCTTCCCCACTATAGTGCTTATAAGGTGGCAGAAACCTTTCGTGTCCTCGAGACCCTTCATCCTGGAAGAATTGATTTAGGAGTAGGACGTGCGCCTGGAGGAAAACCAAACGTAAATCTTGCCCTCAACAAAAATAAATTCCCTAGTGTTGAAGATTATCCCGCTAAAATTTCTGAATTGATGGCTTATCTTCATGGTGAAGATCCTCAAGGAATGGGGATCTCAGCCACACCTCATGGCAATTCTTCTCCACCGATCTGGATGCTCGGCTCTAGTGGTACGAGCGCCCGTCTTGCCGCTGACATAGGAGCTTCCTATTCTTTTGCCCATTTTATTAATGGCCATGGAGGAACAAAAGCCATGGAGCGCTACCTCAACTATTTTAATGCTTCTATTCAGCAGCAGGAACCCAAGGGAAATGTTTCGGTGTTTGCCGTGTGTGCAGAAACAGATGAGCAGGCAGAATACCTGGCAGCCAGCCTTGATCTTGCCATTCTTAAAATTGAACAAGGCAAGCAGATCCGGCGTTTCCCTACCCCGGACGAAGCCCTGAACTATTCGTATTCCATGTTTGAAGAAGAGCGGATTCAAGAGAATCGAAGCCGTATCATTGTTGGTTCCCCTGACAAAGTAAAAATGGAATTAGAAAGCCTGGCAGAAAGCTACTTCGTTGATGAAGTCATTATTAATACGATCGTCACTCCCTTTGAAGCTCGATTGAAATCTTATGAATTATTAGCTAAGGCTTTTCAATTAACCCCCCGCTCTACATGA
- a CDS encoding DUF2164 domain-containing protein: MTHTLSKEEREYLVDRVKEYFELERGEVLGDLAADQIVQMMVEELGPFMYNKAIADARQMVEQKVMNMDEDLLSLERPAGRPKRR, from the coding sequence ATGACTCATACGTTATCAAAAGAGGAAAGGGAATACCTCGTAGATCGAGTGAAAGAATACTTCGAGCTTGAACGCGGAGAAGTGCTTGGCGATCTTGCGGCAGATCAGATTGTACAAATGATGGTAGAGGAGCTGGGGCCATTTATGTATAACAAGGCGATTGCCGATGCCCGCCAAATGGTAGAACAAAAGGTTATGAATATGGATGAAGATCTTCTGTCTCTAGAGCGTCCTGCGGGACGGCCGAAAAGGAGATAA
- a CDS encoding efflux RND transporter periplasmic adaptor subunit yields the protein MKRTNYKGRIIGIAIVAFITANALLIYFDDNDEVDRKSYINQWSKSITYDLYNTLDTKGVLAADASNSVYFDKQTGAFQEFLIQEGDQVEEGDDLYTYEVSDYTQQQTELESRLDQLEEEKEAIQSYIDEVENIDIPESESSSAYSGAFGTSPGGEFSSTADSNSTTNTNENSNDSKQDATATAKFNKQEAVAEKELELSQKEAMISMVEEQLDELEETGQTITVKSPFTGTVTHISKDLSDPLLTLKSSNLLIEGKFDEKERKKVEQDMMADINIPDLELQLTGTLASVRDFPNKTEVYGSSLYPFTVTLDEQNKDLLPGYHADVEVITAQAEDAVTAMEDVLITKKNLYAWVMNDEGVLERRTIETGIKENGLVEIKKGLKPGEWLAYTPKDEFRRQAGFITPIKMRELYVQELFDIDTKTIKTYGLLGLFAR from the coding sequence ATGAAGAGAACCAATTACAAAGGGAGAATTATTGGAATTGCTATCGTTGCTTTTATCACAGCCAATGCTCTCTTAATCTACTTTGATGACAATGACGAAGTCGATCGTAAATCATACATTAACCAGTGGTCCAAATCCATCACCTACGATCTGTACAATACGCTCGATACTAAAGGAGTTCTGGCCGCCGACGCTTCCAATTCTGTGTACTTTGATAAACAGACAGGGGCCTTTCAGGAATTTCTTATTCAAGAGGGTGACCAGGTCGAAGAAGGGGACGACCTTTATACATATGAAGTCAGCGATTATACACAGCAGCAAACAGAGCTTGAATCAAGGTTAGATCAGCTGGAGGAAGAAAAGGAAGCGATCCAATCTTACATCGATGAAGTGGAAAACATTGATATTCCGGAATCTGAGAGCAGCAGCGCATATTCAGGAGCGTTTGGTACGAGTCCCGGAGGTGAATTCAGCAGTACGGCAGACAGCAATTCAACCACTAACACAAATGAGAACTCGAACGACAGTAAACAGGATGCAACGGCCACCGCTAAATTCAATAAACAAGAAGCCGTTGCAGAAAAAGAATTAGAACTCTCCCAAAAAGAAGCGATGATTTCTATGGTTGAAGAGCAGCTTGATGAGCTGGAGGAAACCGGACAAACGATTACTGTTAAAAGCCCGTTTACTGGGACCGTCACTCACATATCCAAGGATTTGTCTGATCCGCTGCTTACTTTAAAGTCTTCCAATCTCTTAATTGAAGGCAAGTTTGATGAAAAAGAACGGAAAAAAGTCGAACAAGATATGATGGCAGACATAAATATTCCAGATCTGGAACTTCAATTAACTGGAACATTAGCTTCCGTTCGGGATTTCCCGAATAAAACAGAAGTTTATGGCAGCAGTCTTTACCCATTTACCGTCACCTTAGATGAGCAAAATAAAGATCTGCTCCCCGGTTACCACGCGGATGTGGAAGTGATTACAGCACAGGCAGAGGATGCTGTAACAGCTATGGAGGATGTTCTGATCACTAAAAAGAACCTCTATGCATGGGTTATGAATGATGAAGGAGTACTGGAAAGAAGAACCATTGAGACCGGAATAAAGGAAAATGGCTTAGTAGAGATTAAGAAAGGCTTGAAGCCAGGAGAATGGCTTGCTTATACTCCAAAAGATGAATTCAGAAGACAGGCTGGCTTTATCACTCCTATTAAAATGCGGGAGCTCTACGTTCAGGAGCTATTCGATATAGACACGAAAACAATAAAGACCTATGGCTTACTTGGTTTATTCGCTCGTTAG
- a CDS encoding class I SAM-dependent methyltransferase, producing MLGSQFSRPHGAAGKLAGWFMSKENEELNEWTLSFLNMKDNEHVLEVGFGPGSAIKQLLKSNQVKVLAIDPSEAMVETTIRRLGKLPFLEQVCIVHGEAALIEQFNLTFDKVYSINNVTYWKNPVETLRFLKQHMKPNGRIALTLCPHEKGATDDTTEVLSGQLTSMLQKSGFRNIEAFVKPTKPNDTVCAVAMS from the coding sequence ATGTTAGGTTCGCAATTTTCACGCCCGCATGGAGCTGCTGGCAAACTAGCAGGCTGGTTTATGTCTAAAGAGAATGAAGAGTTAAATGAATGGACATTATCATTTTTAAATATGAAGGATAACGAACACGTTTTAGAGGTGGGATTCGGACCGGGAAGTGCAATCAAACAGCTATTAAAATCGAATCAGGTGAAAGTGCTTGCCATTGACCCTTCCGAGGCGATGGTCGAGACGACAATCCGCAGGCTTGGGAAACTGCCTTTTCTCGAGCAGGTTTGTATCGTTCATGGTGAAGCGGCTCTGATTGAACAGTTTAATCTTACCTTTGATAAAGTGTATTCAATAAATAACGTGACGTATTGGAAAAATCCAGTCGAAACGTTACGGTTTCTAAAACAGCATATGAAGCCGAATGGAAGAATTGCCCTTACGCTGTGCCCTCATGAAAAAGGAGCCACTGATGATACAACAGAAGTATTGAGCGGCCAGCTTACGTCGATGCTTCAAAAAAGCGGGTTCCGCAATATTGAGGCTTTTGTAAAGCCAACAAAACCAAACGATACGGTATGTGCAGTGGCCATGAGCTAG